One Rossellomorea aquimaris DNA window includes the following coding sequences:
- a CDS encoding glycoside hydrolase family 125 protein, translating to MSEKVVPASFQTIMNKVKSAYSHDSEVYELFENCFLNTYQTTLKKDQDGTFVITGDIPAMWLRDSSAQVRPYLVLAKEDAEIAAMLKGVIERQWKYILLDPYANAFNQTADNQGHQDDRTEMTPWIWERKYEVDSLCYPIQLTYLYWKATGDGSILNDRLREVLTVIHDVWKVEQDHEDGSPYLFERQNCRVSDTLLREGKGGYSVKTGMTWSGFRPSDDACLYGYLVPANMFAVVVLGYAKEMLEEMKEDKLAGQMEQLSFEIKKGIETFAKVNHPVFGEIYAYETDGDGQYNLMDDANVPSLLAIPYLGYTDPYDETYVNTRKFILSRHNPYFYEGKKAEGIGSPHTPDHYIWHISLAIQGMTATSKEEKGRILKMFKNTHASTLYMHEGFDADRPEEFTRSWFAWANSMFSEFILNEVGIFVPESPLGLANQ from the coding sequence ATGAGTGAAAAAGTAGTACCAGCGTCTTTTCAAACGATTATGAATAAAGTGAAGTCGGCCTATAGCCATGATTCGGAAGTCTATGAGTTATTCGAAAATTGCTTCTTGAATACGTATCAAACAACATTGAAAAAGGATCAGGATGGAACCTTTGTGATAACGGGTGACATCCCAGCTATGTGGCTCCGGGATTCATCGGCCCAGGTACGCCCCTATTTGGTCCTTGCGAAAGAAGATGCGGAGATTGCTGCTATGCTGAAAGGGGTCATCGAACGCCAATGGAAGTACATTCTTCTAGACCCTTATGCGAATGCCTTCAACCAGACGGCAGACAATCAAGGTCACCAGGACGACCGTACAGAGATGACTCCATGGATATGGGAGCGTAAATATGAAGTGGACTCCCTCTGTTATCCTATTCAATTGACGTACCTTTATTGGAAGGCGACAGGTGATGGGAGCATATTGAATGACCGACTAAGAGAAGTGCTGACGGTCATCCATGATGTATGGAAAGTGGAGCAGGATCACGAGGACGGATCTCCGTATCTCTTTGAACGGCAGAACTGCCGCGTATCGGATACTCTTCTGAGGGAGGGGAAAGGTGGATATTCCGTGAAGACAGGTATGACTTGGTCGGGATTCCGTCCTAGTGATGATGCTTGTTTGTATGGTTATCTAGTGCCTGCCAATATGTTCGCTGTTGTGGTACTGGGGTATGCGAAGGAAATGCTGGAGGAAATGAAGGAGGACAAGCTCGCCGGTCAAATGGAGCAGCTTTCTTTTGAAATCAAGAAAGGTATCGAGACTTTCGCTAAAGTGAACCATCCGGTCTTCGGGGAAATCTATGCTTACGAAACCGATGGGGACGGACAGTACAATCTGATGGATGACGCCAACGTACCAAGCCTTTTGGCCATCCCGTACCTAGGATATACAGATCCTTATGATGAAACGTATGTAAATACCCGGAAGTTCATTCTAAGCCGACACAACCCTTACTTCTATGAAGGGAAAAAGGCTGAAGGAATCGGAAGCCCCCACACACCTGATCATTATATCTGGCATATCAGCCTGGCCATTCAGGGAATGACGGCGACTTCTAAAGAGGAAAAAGGAAGGATCCTCAAGATGTTCAAGAATACTCACGCATCTACCCTTTACATGCACGAAGGATTCGATGCCGATCGTCCGGAAGAGTTCACTCGCTCTTGGTTTGCGTGGGCCAATTCCATGTTTAGTGAATTCATTCTAAATGAAGTCGGAATCTTCGTACCGGAAAGTCCATTGGGGCTTGCTAATCAATAA
- a CDS encoding alpha-mannosidase, translating into MMKNKTAHIISHSHWDREWYMSLEEHRYYLVKLFDDLLEQLAQDPGFHSFHLDGQTIMVDDYLQVRPDKEEEVKRYIREGRLIIGPWYILQDAFLTSSEANVRNLLYGMKDTKKLGQQSTLGYFPDTFGIYGQAPQLLRQANIDVAAFGRGVTPTGFNNQVHHSDEFSSPFSEMKWQAPDGSNVLGILFANWYSNGNEIPADQGEAEEYWKKKLSDVEKFASTSQLLFMNGCDHQPLQKDIVKAIATANELRPDVTFKHSSFKEYIDEVKKELPDELQTIRGELRNQKTDGWSTLVNTASARVYLKQANDRCQTLLERVLEPMGLLVKDKRLHRDFAEFYWKMLMENHPHDSICGCSVDSVHREMETRFEKVEKGVMRYVTEQAREIASGISTTHHNPDAIPLILFFTDGKPSTRVIREKMMVQKIYFDELDFRQIPKKLDSIPLPSFVIERGDGSTIPVHVKEKGISFGYDLPGDGFRKPYYAKEIDITFALESPIHIGYETCYLVPGEDIPHKENLMWHPSEQRLENEHICVTVHENGTYSLLDKQTGFHYENLGMYEDVGDIGNEYMFKASSDGIAFTTKRQISTLNIVENNPYCASVEIESKISVPKQADEQLDIERRDLVWHPDRQAGRHEEEVLLTFKTLLVLEKGSKGLKVEVTIDNQAKDHRLRALFPVGKGNLYHFADSVFEVVKRPNQPESQWINPTFDHHMQRFVSLGDHEKGLTIAGKGLHEYEIVDGKSIAVTLLRSVGELGDWGVFETPEAQCLGLHKAEFMVIPHRGNVIESRAFNEAYHYPLTPTVVQVEQGEGRNEKTSNLFKWSGDALVLTACKPAEEGMGIIVRWFNPTDEPQELSVEGDEVYLSTILEKKKESLGHGNVERTIRPKEIITVLIQTDEE; encoded by the coding sequence ATGATGAAGAACAAAACCGCTCATATTATTTCTCATTCCCATTGGGACCGGGAGTGGTACATGTCACTTGAAGAACACCGTTATTACTTAGTCAAGCTATTTGATGATCTATTAGAGCAATTGGCACAAGATCCGGGTTTCCACAGTTTTCACCTGGATGGACAAACGATTATGGTTGATGACTACCTGCAGGTGCGTCCTGATAAAGAAGAAGAAGTCAAACGATATATCCGTGAAGGGCGCTTGATCATCGGTCCTTGGTATATCTTGCAGGATGCATTTCTTACGAGCTCTGAAGCGAATGTACGGAATTTGCTTTATGGGATGAAAGATACGAAGAAACTCGGGCAACAGAGTACGCTTGGATATTTCCCTGATACGTTTGGCATTTACGGTCAGGCCCCGCAATTGCTACGCCAGGCAAACATTGATGTGGCTGCTTTCGGTAGAGGGGTGACACCGACAGGGTTCAATAATCAGGTTCATCACAGTGATGAATTCTCTTCCCCATTTTCAGAAATGAAGTGGCAGGCTCCCGATGGCTCGAATGTATTGGGGATCTTATTTGCCAATTGGTATTCAAATGGAAATGAAATACCTGCCGATCAAGGGGAGGCTGAAGAATATTGGAAGAAAAAGCTTTCAGACGTGGAGAAATTTGCTTCGACTTCCCAATTATTATTTATGAATGGCTGTGACCATCAACCTCTGCAAAAGGATATTGTGAAAGCCATCGCGACGGCCAATGAGCTCAGACCGGACGTCACATTCAAGCATTCAAGTTTCAAAGAATACATAGACGAGGTGAAGAAGGAACTGCCGGATGAACTTCAAACCATTCGTGGGGAACTCAGGAACCAAAAAACCGATGGATGGTCGACCCTTGTGAACACGGCTTCTGCGAGAGTTTATTTAAAGCAGGCGAATGACCGCTGTCAGACTCTATTGGAGCGAGTTCTGGAGCCGATGGGGTTACTGGTAAAAGACAAAAGACTTCACCGTGATTTTGCGGAGTTTTATTGGAAAATGCTGATGGAGAATCATCCTCATGACAGTATTTGCGGATGCAGTGTAGATAGTGTCCATCGGGAAATGGAGACCCGTTTCGAGAAGGTTGAGAAGGGGGTTATGAGATATGTAACGGAGCAAGCGCGCGAAATTGCATCCGGTATCTCCACGACACATCATAATCCCGACGCGATTCCGCTTATCCTGTTTTTCACGGATGGAAAGCCTTCTACACGGGTCATTCGGGAAAAAATGATGGTTCAGAAAATCTATTTCGATGAATTGGATTTTCGTCAGATTCCGAAAAAGTTAGATAGCATTCCACTCCCTTCGTTTGTCATTGAGAGAGGGGATGGTTCAACGATCCCTGTCCATGTGAAAGAAAAGGGTATCTCATTCGGTTACGACCTCCCGGGAGATGGATTCAGAAAACCTTATTATGCGAAGGAAATAGACATAACCTTTGCACTGGAATCCCCTATTCATATTGGTTATGAAACTTGTTATCTAGTACCAGGTGAAGATATCCCTCATAAGGAGAACCTTATGTGGCACCCATCAGAACAGAGGCTTGAAAATGAGCATATCTGCGTAACCGTTCATGAGAACGGAACCTATTCACTCTTAGACAAACAAACGGGCTTCCATTATGAAAACCTTGGTATGTATGAGGACGTGGGGGATATCGGAAACGAGTATATGTTCAAAGCAAGCAGTGATGGTATCGCCTTCACGACCAAACGGCAAATCTCTACCTTGAACATTGTAGAAAATAACCCGTATTGTGCATCCGTTGAGATAGAGTCCAAGATTTCTGTCCCGAAGCAAGCCGATGAACAATTAGACATTGAGCGGAGAGACCTGGTCTGGCACCCTGATCGTCAAGCGGGACGGCATGAGGAAGAAGTGTTGCTGACCTTTAAAACCCTGCTCGTCCTCGAAAAGGGTTCTAAAGGGCTGAAGGTCGAAGTGACAATAGACAATCAAGCAAAAGACCATCGATTGCGTGCGTTGTTTCCAGTTGGAAAAGGGAATCTGTATCACTTTGCCGATAGTGTGTTTGAAGTGGTAAAGCGTCCAAACCAACCGGAAAGCCAGTGGATCAATCCGACGTTCGATCACCATATGCAAAGGTTTGTCAGCCTGGGTGACCATGAGAAGGGGTTGACGATTGCCGGGAAGGGTCTTCATGAATATGAAATCGTGGACGGAAAATCCATTGCGGTCACATTGCTCCGATCCGTTGGGGAGCTCGGGGATTGGGGGGTGTTTGAAACACCGGAAGCTCAGTGCCTTGGCCTACATAAAGCAGAATTTATGGTGATCCCCCATCGTGGAAATGTCATAGAGTCACGTGCTTTCAATGAAGCGTATCACTATCCGTTGACTCCGACTGTTGTTCAAGTAGAACAAGGAGAAGGAAGAAATGAAAAGACTAGCAATCTATTTAAATGGTCGGGTGATGCTTTAGTCTTGACTGCGTGCAAGCCTGCGGAGGAAGGAATGGGAATCATCGTAAGATGGTTTAACCCGACGGATGAACCCCAGGAACTGAGTGTAGAGGGGGATGAAGTCTATCTTTCTACGATTCTAGAAAAAAAGAAAGAAAGTCTAGGACACGGAAACGTGGAGAGGACCATCCGCCCTAAAGAAATTATCACTGTTTTAATTCAAACTGACGAGGAGTGA